From the genome of Alosa sapidissima isolate fAloSap1 chromosome 14, fAloSap1.pri, whole genome shotgun sequence, one region includes:
- the LOC121681928 gene encoding uncharacterized protein LOC121681928 isoform X3 encodes MAHLSVLVLFGLVVSQIKASGFLGGSMSFSLRTEKPDGSFEVDFYYREYRNQSCDDQLSWQCQSGDCGTLIKSEVLTNEANSSAAASCQSEDHMTRNVPTNSPFILRDSGCCWDSNVNGARDWSLTTLVDVGTRTDTNRPNRSPVSATVPRLRIPQNCPLNIELLVHDPDDDEVRCKFSAEAGGNSSCSSCHSHPSINLNQERCVLNGNGSLSVGTHVFEMILEDYPKEDITITYTDGTSSVKHNLNKTAMLNPSPISQIPLQFTVEVLSPTEGCLTGKTRPQFLTPTPWHEDINMAAVGHGFQLELRAQSTETRIIDFQISGPQNMSKSLTSESNGIAVATLEWTPQQSDLHRSVPVCFTADTATSQSEMRCVVVMVGQSLPLTGNGEVSCKENIMTITVNKTSIPGINDTWLHMIDPSCSLTSNDTHVMGTISINTCGTQMEEEGDYIIFKNVITSFDEPGKIITRRGHVTIGFSCQYPKVMNINSHYLNKKSDYVFTEASFGSFGYTFEAFTDASFTTAMAPASFPVEYELLDMIFMGIKSHSALPNTRMFVESCRATPTVNPRGPVYYDLISNGCSVDDTMAEFPHGPMNYNFEIQAFKFTGEFDEVFISCSVILCEAGNPNSRCAQGCVKDASRRRKRGTGLETASHFLTMGPFRVARDAQHRSGQQQASSKDGSSFYEQTNTTTFVLAALLMASLVLLVGVLLYRNRRYRTLSQQSLLF; translated from the exons ATGGCACACCTGTCGGTATTGGTGCTGTTTGGGTTAGTTGTTTCCCAAATTAAAGCCAGTGGGTTCTTAGGGGGCTCTATGAGTTTCTCTCTTAGAACGGAGAAGCCTGATGGATCCTTTGAG GTGGACTTTTATTACAGGGAGTACAGAAATCAAAGCTGTGACGATCAGCTCAGCTGGCAATGCCAGAGTGGCGACTGTGGTACCCTGATTAAGTCAGAGGTTCTCACCAATGAAGCCAACTCAAGTGCTGCGGCTTCGTGCCAGTCTGAGGATCATATGACAAGGAATGTGCCTACGAATTCACCTTTCATTTTAAG GGATTCAGGATGCTGTTGGGATTCTAATGTAAATGGGGCACGTGACTGGTCACTGACCACACTGGTTGATGTGGGAACacggacagacacaaacaggccAAACAGATCACCTGTCTCTGCAACAGTACCAAGGCTACG AATCCCCCAGAATTGCCCCCTGAACATTGAGCTGTTGGTCCATGACCCAGATGATGATGAGGTGCGATGCAAATTTTCTGCAGAGGCAGGGGGGAACTCATCATGCTCATCATGTCACTCTCATCCAAGTATCAACCTAAACCAG GAGCGTTGTGTTCTAAATGGCAATGGCTCGTTGTCTGTTGGAACACATGTGTTTGAGATGATCTTGGAGGATTACCCAAAAGAAGACATTACAATCACGTACACAGATGGGACATCTTCCGTCAAGCATAATCTCAACAAGACTGCAATGCTAAATCCATCACCGATAAGCCAGATCCCCTTGCAGTTTACAGTGGAGG TTCTTTCTCCCACGGAAGGCTGCTTAACTGGGAAGACAAGGCCACAGTTCCTGACTCCAACACCTTGGCATGAAGACATTAATATGGCAGCTGTTGGACATGGATTCCAGCTGGAACTCCGAGCACAATCCACAGAAACCAG AATCATAGACTTCCAGATCAGTGGGCCTCAGAATATGTCCAAATCACTGACCAGTGAGAGCAATGGGATTGCTGTGGCAACGCTGGAATGGACACCACAGCAGAGTGATCTCCATCGCTCTGTTCCAGTGTGTTTCACCGCAGACACAGCGACAAG ccaatcagagaTGAGATGTGTTGTGGTGATGGTAGGACAGTCGTTGCCACTGACAG GTAATGGGGAGGTTTCTTGCAAGGAGAACATCATGACCATTACTGTGAATAAAACATCCATACCGGGCATAAATGATACATGGCTTCATATGATCGACCCTTCTTGCTCGCTCACCTCCAATGACACACATGTCATGGGCACAATATCAATTAACACTTGTGGGACACAGATGGAG gAAGAAGGTGATTACAttattttcaaaaatgtcatCACCTCATTCGATGAACCTGGCAAAATCATTACTAGGAGGGGCCATGTCACAATTGGGTTCTCATGTCAGTACCCTAAGGTTATGAATATCAATAGCCACTATCTGAACAAAAAATCAGACTACGTTTTCACTGAGGCCAGCTTTGGAAGCTTCGGCTACACATTTGAAGCGTTTACGGACGCCAGCTTCACCACTGCAATGGCCCCTGCATCATTCCCCGTAGAGTACGAACTGCTGGACATGATCTTTATGGGCATCAAATCTCACTCCGCACTTCCAAACACAAGGATGTTTGTGGAGTCCTGCAGAGCCACACCTACAGTTAACCCAAGGGGCCCTGTCTACTATGACTTAATCAGTAATGG GTGCTCTGTTGATGATACCATGGCGGAATTTCCACACGGTCCAATGAATTATAACTTTGAGATCCAAGCATTTAAGTTCACAGGAGAGTTTGATGAG GTGTTTATTAGCTGCTCAGTGATCCTGTGTGAGGCAGGCAACCCAAACTCCAGGTGTGCTCAGGGCTGCGTGAAAGATGCCTCTCGCAGGCGTAAGCGAGGGACCGGACTCGAGACAGCTAGCCATTTCCTCACTATGGGTCCATTTCGGGTGGCTAGAGATGCTCAACATCGGTCAG GTCAACAGCAAGCATCCAGCAAAGATGGCTCTAGTTTCTATGAGCAGACAAATACCACTACTTTTGTTCTTGCTGCTCTTCTCATGGCTTCACTTGTGCTGCTGGTGGGAGTCCTACTTTACCGGAATCGCAGATACCGAACCCTCAGCCAACAGAGCCTCTTGTTTTAA
- the LOC121681928 gene encoding deleted in malignant brain tumors 1 protein-like isoform X1, protein MAHLSVLVLFGLVVSQIKASGFLGGSMSFSLRTEKPDGSFEVDFYYREYKQTCDDQLSWQCQSGDCGTLIKSEVLILEANSSDAASCQSEGHMTRNVPTNSPFILRDSGCCWNSNVHGARDWSLTTLVDVGTRTDTNRPNRSPVSATVPRLRIPQNCLLNIELLVHDPDDDEVRCKFSAEAGGNSSCSSCHSHPSINLNQERCVLNGNGSLSVGTHVFEMILEDYPKEDITITYTDGTSSVRHHLNKTAMLNPSPISQIPLQFTVEVLSPTESCLTGKTRPQFLTPTPWHEDINVAAVGHGFQLELRAQSTEIRIIDFQISGPQNMSKLLTSESNGIAVATLEWTPQQSDLHRSVPVCFTADTATSQSEMRCVVVMVGQSLPLTGNGEVSCKENIMTITVNKTSIPGIHDTWLHMIDPSCSLTSNDTHVMGTISINTCGTQMEEEGDYIIFKNVITSFDEPGKIITRRGHVTIGFSCRYPKVVDVYSHYLNKKSDYVFTEASFGSFSYTFEVFTDANFTTAIAPASFPLEYELLDMLFMGIKSHSAFPNTRMFVESCRSTPTVNPRGPVYYDLISNGCSVDDTLVEFPHGPMNYNFEIQAFKFTGEFDEVFISCSVILCEAGNPNSRCAQGCVKDASRRRKRGTGLETASHFLTMGPFRVARNAQHRSGQQQASSKDGSSFYEQTNATTFVLAGLFMASLVLLMGVLLYRRHRYRTLASSVPDYHSSGRHG, encoded by the exons ATGGCACACCTGTCGGTATTGGTGCTGTTTGGGTTAGTTGTTTCCCAAATTAAAGCCAGTGGGTTCTTAGGGGGCTCTATGAGTTTCTCTCTTAGAACGGAGAAGCCTGATGGATCCTTTGAG GTGGACTTTTATTACAGGGAGTACAAACAAACCTGTGACGATCAGCTCAGCTGGCAATGCCAGAGTGGCGACTGTGGTACCCTGATTAAGTCAGAGGTTCTCATCCTTGAAGCCAACTCAAGTGATGCGGCTTCGTGCCAGTCTGAGGGTCATATGACAAGGAATGTGCCTACGAATTCACCTTTCATTTTAAG GGATTCAGGATGCTGTTGGAATTCTAATGTACATGGGGCACGTGATTGGTCACTGACCACACTGGTTGATGTGGGAACacggacagacacaaacaggccAAACAGATCACCTGTCTCTGCAACAGTGCCAAGGCTACG AATCCCCCAGAATTGCCTCCTGAACATTGAGCTGTTGGTCCATGACCCAGATGATGATGAGGTGCGATGCAAATTTTCTGCAGAGGCAGGGGGAAACTCATCATGCTCATCATGTCACTCTCATCCAAGTATCAACCTAAACCAG GAGCGTTGTGTTCTAAATGGCAATGGCTCGTTGTCTGTTGGAACACATGTGTTTGAGATGATCTTGGAGGATTACCCAAAAGAAGACATTACAATCACGTACACAGATGGGACATCTTCCGTCAGGCATCATCTCAACAAGACTGCAATGCTAAATCCATCACCGATAAGCCAGATCCCCTTGCAGTTTACAGTGGAGG TTCTTTCTCCCACGGAAAGCTGCTTAACTGGGAAGACAAGGCCACAGTTCCTGACTCCAACACCTTGGCATGAAGACATTAATGTGGCAGCTGTTGGACATGGATTCCAGCTGGAACTCCGAGCACAATCCACAGAAATCAG AATCATAGACTTCCAGATCAGTGGGCCTCAGAATATGTCCAAATTACTGACCAGTGAGAGCAATGGGATTGCCGTGGCAACGCTGGAATGGACACCACAGCAGAGTGATCTCCATCGCTCTGTTCCAGTGTGTTTCACCGCAGACACAGCGACAAG ccaatcagagaTGAGATGTGTTGTGGTGATGGTAGGACAGTCATTGCCACTGACAG GTAATGGGGAGGTTTCCTGCAAGGAGAACATCATGACCATTACTGTGAATAAAACATCCATACCGGGCATACATGATACATGGCTTCATATGATCGACCCTTCTTGCTCGCTCACCTCCAATGACACACATGTCATGGGCACAATATCAATTAACACTTGTGGGACACAGATGGAG gAAGAAGGTGATTACAttattttcaaaaatgtcatCACCTCATTCGATGAACCTGGCAAAATCATTACTAGGAGGGGCCATGTCACAATTGGGTTCTCATGTCGGTACCCTAAGGTTGTGGATGTCTATAGCCACTATCTGAACAAAAAATCAGACTACGTTTTCACTGAGGCCAGCTTTGGAAGCTTCAGCTACACATTTGAAGTGTTTACGGACGCCAACTTCACTACTGCGATAGCCCCTGCATCATTCCCCTTAGAGTACGAACTGCTGGACATGCTCTTTATGGGCATCAAATCTCACTCCGCATTTCCAAACACAAGGATGTTTGTGGAGTCCTGCAGATCCACACCTACAGTTAACCCAAGGGGTCCTGTCTACTATGACTTAATCAGTAATGG GTGCTCTGTTGATGATACCCTGGTTGAATTTCCACACGGTCCAATGAATTATAACTTTGAGATCCAAGCATTTAAGTTCACAGGAGAGTTTGATGAG GTGTTTATTAGCTGCTCAGTGATCCTGTGTGAGGCAGGCAACCCAAACTCCAGGTGTGCTCAGGGCTGCGTGAAAGATGCCTCTCGCAGGCGTAAGCGAGGGACCGGACTCGAGACAGCTAGCCATTTCCTCACTATGGGTCCATTTCGGGTGGCTAGAAATGCTCAACATCGGTCAG GTCAACAGCAAGCATCCAGCAAAGATGGCTCTAGTTTCTATGAGCAAACAAATGCCACTACTTTTGTTCTCGCTGGTCTTTTCATGGCTTCACTTGTGCTGCTGATGGGAGTCCTACTCTACCGGCGTCACAGATACAGAACCCTTGCCTCATCAGTTCCAGACTACCATAGTTCTGGAAGGCATGGTTAA
- the LOC121681928 gene encoding uncharacterized protein LOC121681928 isoform X2 → MAHLSVLVLFGLVVSQIKASGFLGGSLSFSLGTEKPDGSFEVDFYYREYRNQSCDDQLSWQCQSGDCGTLIKSEVLTNEANSSAAASCQSEDHMTRNVPTNSPFILRDSGCCWDSNVNGARDWSLTTLVDVGTRTDTNRPNRSPVSATVPRLRIPQNCPLNIELLVHDPDDDEVRCKFSAEAGGNSSCSSCHSHPSINLNQERCVLNGNGSLSVGTHVFEMILEDYPKEDITITYTDGTSSVKHNLNKTAMLNPSPISQIPLQFTVEVLSPTEGCLTGKTRPQFLTPTPWHEDINMAAVGHGFQLELRAQSTETRIIDFQISGPQNMSKSLTSESNGIAVATLEWTPQQSDLHRSVPVCFTADTATSQSEMRCVVVMVGQSLPLTGNGEVSCKENIMTITVNKTSIPGINDTWLHMIDPSCSLTSNDTHVMGTISINTCGTQMEEEGDYIIFKNVITSFDEPGKIITRRGHVTIGFSCQYPKVMNINSHYLNKKSDYVFTEASFGSFGYTFEAFTDASFTTAMAPASFPVEYELLDMIFMGIKSHSALPNTRMFVESCRATPTVNPRGPVYYDLISNGCSVDDTMAEFPHGPMNYNFEIQAFKFTGEFDEVFISCSVILCEAGNPNSRCAQGCVKDASRRRKRGTGLETASHFLTMGPFRVARDAQHRSGQQQASSKDGSSFYEQTNTTTFVLAALLMASLVLLVGVLLYRNRRYRTLSQQSLLF, encoded by the exons ATGGCACACCTGTCGGTATTGGTGCTGTTTGGGTTAGTTGTTTCCCAAATTAAAGCCAGTGGGTTCTTAGGGGGCTCTTTGAGTTTCTCTCTTGGAACGGAGAAGCCTGATGGATCCTTTGAG GTGGACTTTTATTACAGGGAGTACAGAAATCAAAGCTGTGACGATCAGCTCAGCTGGCAATGCCAGAGTGGCGACTGTGGTACCCTGATTAAGTCAGAGGTTCTCACCAATGAAGCCAACTCAAGTGCTGCGGCTTCGTGCCAGTCTGAGGATCATATGACAAGGAATGTGCCTACGAATTCACCTTTCATTTTAAG GGATTCAGGATGCTGTTGGGATTCTAATGTAAATGGGGCACGTGACTGGTCACTGACCACACTGGTTGATGTGGGAACacggacagacacaaacaggccAAACAGATCACCTGTCTCTGCAACAGTACCAAGGCTACG AATCCCCCAGAATTGCCCCCTGAACATTGAGCTGTTGGTCCATGACCCAGATGATGATGAGGTGCGATGCAAATTTTCTGCAGAGGCAGGGGGGAACTCATCATGCTCATCATGTCACTCTCATCCAAGTATCAACCTAAACCAG GAGCGTTGTGTTCTAAATGGCAATGGCTCGTTGTCTGTTGGAACACATGTGTTTGAGATGATCTTGGAGGATTACCCAAAAGAAGACATTACAATCACGTACACAGATGGGACATCTTCCGTCAAGCATAATCTCAACAAGACTGCAATGCTAAATCCATCACCGATAAGCCAGATCCCCTTGCAGTTTACAGTGGAGG TTCTTTCTCCCACGGAAGGCTGCTTAACTGGGAAGACAAGGCCACAGTTCCTGACTCCAACACCTTGGCATGAAGACATTAATATGGCAGCTGTTGGACATGGATTCCAGCTGGAACTCCGAGCACAATCCACAGAAACCAG AATCATAGACTTCCAGATCAGTGGGCCTCAGAATATGTCCAAATCACTGACCAGTGAGAGCAATGGGATTGCTGTGGCAACGCTGGAATGGACACCACAGCAGAGTGATCTCCATCGCTCTGTTCCAGTGTGTTTCACCGCAGACACAGCGACAAG ccaatcagagaTGAGATGTGTTGTGGTGATGGTAGGACAGTCGTTGCCACTGACAG GTAATGGGGAGGTTTCTTGCAAGGAGAACATCATGACCATTACTGTGAATAAAACATCCATACCGGGCATAAATGATACATGGCTTCATATGATCGACCCTTCTTGCTCGCTCACCTCCAATGACACACATGTCATGGGCACAATATCAATTAACACTTGTGGGACACAGATGGAG gAAGAAGGTGATTACAttattttcaaaaatgtcatCACCTCATTCGATGAACCTGGCAAAATCATTACTAGGAGGGGCCATGTCACAATTGGGTTCTCATGTCAGTACCCTAAGGTTATGAATATCAATAGCCACTATCTGAACAAAAAATCAGACTACGTTTTCACTGAGGCCAGCTTTGGAAGCTTCGGCTACACATTTGAAGCGTTTACGGACGCCAGCTTCACCACTGCAATGGCCCCTGCATCATTCCCCGTAGAGTACGAACTGCTGGACATGATCTTTATGGGCATCAAATCTCACTCCGCACTTCCAAACACAAGGATGTTTGTGGAGTCCTGCAGAGCCACACCTACAGTTAACCCAAGGGGCCCTGTCTACTATGACTTAATCAGTAATGG GTGCTCTGTTGATGATACCATGGCGGAATTTCCACACGGTCCAATGAATTATAACTTTGAGATCCAAGCATTTAAGTTCACAGGAGAGTTTGATGAG GTGTTTATTAGCTGCTCAGTGATCCTGTGTGAGGCAGGCAACCCAAACTCCAGGTGTGCTCAGGGCTGCGTGAAAGATGCCTCTCGCAGGCGTAAGCGAGGGACCGGACTCGAGACAGCTAGCCATTTCCTCACTATGGGTCCATTTCGGGTGGCTAGAGATGCTCAACATCGGTCAG GTCAACAGCAAGCATCCAGCAAAGATGGCTCTAGTTTCTATGAGCAGACAAATACCACTACTTTTGTTCTTGCTGCTCTTCTCATGGCTTCACTTGTGCTGCTGGTGGGAGTCCTACTTTACCGGAATCGCAGATACCGAACCCTCAGCCAACAGAGCCTCTTGTTTTAA